The Pseudarthrobacter sp. BIM B-2242 region CTCCTCCAATGCCCCCGCCGGTCAGCCCCTGGAGCAGTCGCCCGCCACCGGGCGGAGCCGCTTCAGCATCCTCGCGGACGATGGCGGGACGTACGGCCAGTCCGTCATGCACCGCACCGGCGAAACCGTGGTCACCGCCGGCTCCGCAACGGTACGCGTGCCCGGCCCGTTTTTCCGCTGGCTGGACACGGTCTGGGGACGCCGGGCTGTCCGCACCCCGGACGGCTACCCCGGCGACTTCACCCTCGGCTGGCTGGGCTGCCTGGGGTATGAGCTGAAGCGTGAAACAGGGGGCTCGGACGTGACCGCACAGACCCCCGACGCGGCGCTGATCTTCGCTGGCCGGGCCGTGGTTCTGGACCATGTTGAAGGCACGGTGTGGCTCCTTGCCCTGGAGGCTCCCGACGCCGGCACCTGGCTGGCAGCGGCGCGCAGCGCCGTCCGCGGGACCTCCGTCAGCCACACCGCCGGACCAGCCTCCGGCACCGGTAACACCGGCACCCACAGCAGCAGCGCCACCACCGCGAGCGCCCAGGCCGCCGGCAGCAACGGCGGCGGACGTCAGGGCGGGCCGGCGTTCAGCAGCCGGGACACAGCGCTGTCCTACAAACAGAAGATTGCGGCCGCGCAGCACGAAATCCACGAGGGCAACTCGTACGAGGTCTGCCTAACCACCACCCTCACCGCCCGGCTCCCCGCCACCGCGGCGGAGCCCTGGAGTACCTACCTTGCCCTGCGGGCAAAAAACCCGGCGCCGTTCGCAAGCTACCTGCGTTTTGGCGGGCTGACCGTGGCCAGCACGTCGCCGGAACGGTTCCTGCGGATCACGTCCGACGGCGGCATGCGTGCCGAACCGATCAAGGGCACCCGCCGCCGGGGTTCCGATCCGGCGCAGGATAAGGAACTGCGGGTTGATCTTGCGTCATCGGTCAAGGACCGCGCCGAGAACATCATGATCGTTGACCTGTTGCGGAACGACCTCAGCCACTTCGCGGAGCCGGGCTCCGTCACGGTCAGCAGGCTGTGCGAGATCGAAAGCTACGCCACGGTGCACCAGATGGTGAGCACCATCGACGCGCAGTTGATGCCCGGTTCACCGCGGGCCGAGGCAGTATCAGCCTGCTTCCCGGCAGGGTCCATGACCGGCGCACCGAAAATCAGCACCATGGCGATCCTTGACCGGCTGGAGGACGGCCCCCGCGGGCTGTACTCCGGCGCGATCGGTTATTTCTCCATGAACGGAGCATCAGACCTCGCCGTGGCCATCCGCACGCTGGTTATCCGGTCAGGAGATGACACCGCCGGAGACCTCACCGCCGGGGACGGCACCCTGGACGCGCCGACGGCGGAACTCACCCTCGGCGTCGGCGGTGCCATCACTGCCGACTCGGTGCCGGACGAGGAGTACGACGAGATCCGGGTGAAGGCCTACGGTGTGTTGTCCGCCCTCGGCGCGGACTTCCCGGGCGGCTAACCTGCCTGCCTGGAGCCGGGCGTTACTGGACCGTCGCGGTCAGCCGGGCCACGTTGTCGATGTAACGGGCCGCGAGGGGCCGGTTGACCCAGTCCTCAAGCAGGAGTTCCTGCGAGATGTCCCGGTAGGTGTTCTCCACTGCCCGCATATCGTTCACAATGTCCTCGCCGAGCAGCATGACCGAGACCTCCAGGTTCAGCGAGAAGGACCGCATGTCCATGTTGCTGGAGCCGAGAACGGCCACTTCGTCGTCAATGGTGAAGTGCTTGGCGTGCAGGACATACGGCGCCTTGTAGAGGTAGATCCGGACGCCTGCCTCCAGCAGGGCCTCGTAGTACGAACGCTGGGCGTGATGGACCAGGAACTGATCGCCCTTCTCGGAGACGAACAACTCCACGTCCACGCCGCGCTGGGCGGCAGTGGTGATGGCATAGAGCAGCGAGTCGTCCGGGACGAAGTACGGGCTGCAGATGGAAATCCGGTGCTGCGCGGAGTAGATCAGCGTGTTGAAGAGGCGCAGGTTGTTCTCGGTGATGAACCCGGGACCGCTGGGCACCACCTGGGCTGTGACGTTGCCCGGCTCCGGGTTGGCCGGAAGCTGCAGCTGGTGTTCGAGGTTCTCGTCCGTCTCGCTGAGCCAGTCGGTGGCAAAAACCACGTTCAGGGTGGTGACGATCGGGCCCCTCAGGCGGGCCATCAGTTCCACCCATTCACGGCCGGCCTTGCGGTGTTTCGGGTTGTTGTAGGACGGCTCGATCAGGTTCTGTGAACCCGTGAACGCGAGTTCGCCGTCCACCACCATGATCTTGCGGTGGTTCCTCAGGTCCGGGCGGCGCCACTGACCGTGGATCGGCAGCAGGGGCAGCATGCGCTTCCACTGGATCTTGCTTGCCCTGAGCCGCCGGAGGAGGTTGCGGTAGCCCGTGACCCGCAGAGTGCCGATGTGGTCGAACAGGACCCGGACTTCCACGCCGCGCTCTGCAGCTTCTTCCATCGCCGTCAGCAGTTCGTCGGTGATGTGGTCCGTGCTCATGATGTAGAACTCGGCATTGACGAACTTCTTGGCTTTCCGCACCGCCTCGGTCATGGCAAAGATCGAGTCCGGGTAGCCGGGAATAAGGTCAACGGAGTTGCCGTCCACCATGGGCAGGGAGCCCAGCCTGCGGTTCAGTTCACCGGCGGACTTGACCCATTCCGGGCCCGGGTAGTCGCTTTCGACGTCAGCCAGGGACGAGATGCCCGCCCGCACCCGGGTGTTGACAATCTCCTGCTGCTGGCGGCGGCGGCTGGAGAGCTTGAAGTTGCCGAACAGCAGGAACAGCGCCAGGCCCACGAACGGCACAAAGAAGATTCCCAACAGCCATGCCATGGCCGTGGTGGGACGCCTGTTGCCTGGAATGATGCCGACGGCGAGGACCCGGATCACCAGGTCCGCGATGCTCAGCACCACCACAATCCACGTCGGCGCGGTACCGGCAAGCGAAACTGGCCACAACACTGGAAAAACCCCCGGGATATGCGCACCGGCGGACGGGTTCCGGCCGGGCAATGAACCACAGCTTAGCCGCGCCGGGCCCGACTAAGCTGGAGCCATGACTTCTCCTGCTCCCGTGGTGCTCGTTTTCCTTGACCCTGCGGTCCCGGCCGGCCGGCTTGCCGACGCTTCGCAGCCACAGCTGATGGCCACGGACCAGGGTGCCACCCGCGGTGACGGCATCTTCGAATCCATGCTCGCGGTGGGCGGTGACGTGCGGAAGCTGCAGGCCCACCTGGACCGGTTGGGCGGCTCCGCGAAGGCCCTTGACCTGGTGATCCCGGCGCAGGACCAATGGCGCGCGGCCATCGCCACAGGCGTGGCTGAGCACCGCAGCCAGCACCCGGCACCTTCCGCGGCCGAGGACGAAGTGGTGGTCAAGCTCGTGGCCACGCGCGGCCCCGAAGGTGCCGACTCCCCCACGTGCTGGGTCCAGGTTTCTCCGGTCGGCGCCCTGGGCCGGCGCCAGCGCGAGGCCGGCATCGACGTCATCCTGCTGGACCGCGGGTACGACAGTGACGCCGCCGAACGCGCACCGTGGCTGTTGCTCGGGGCGAAGACCCTGTCCTATGCGGTGAACATGGCCGCGCTCCGGCATGCACACAAGCAAGGGGCCGACGACGTCATCTTCCTCTCCACCGACGGCCGCGTCCTGGAGGGCCCCACGTCAACGGTCCTGCTGGCCCACGTGGAAACGGTGGACGACGGCGCCGGCGCCCGCACCGTCCGCCGGCTCATTACACCCCAGCTGGACACCGGCATCCTCCCCGGCACCTCCCAGAATGCGCTCTTCAGCGCAGCGAAGGCGGCGGGATGGGAGCTGGGATACGGCCCGCTGGAGCCGCAGGACCTGCTGGACGCCGATGCCGTATGGCTGATTTCCAGCATCCGGCTGCTGGCGCCCGTGAACCACATCGACGGCAAGGAAATCGGTACGCCGGCCCTGCAGAAACAGCTGACTGCCGAACTGAACGCGCTGTACGCAGGGATCCAGTAGGCCGCCGTGCCTGTTCGAAGCGCGGGCATCCTGCTCTACCGGCACGGTGGGGCGGGCGGGCTGGAACTCTGGATAGCGCACATGGGCGGACCGTTCTGGGCCGGCAAGCAGGCCCACTCCTGGTCCCTCCCCAAAGGTGAGTACCAGCCCGACGAAGATCCGCTGGTGGCTGCCCGGCGGGAGTTCACCGAGGAAATCGGCACACCGCCACCTGCCGTTGAATACATTTCCCTGGGCGAGTTCCGGCAGCCGTCCGGGAAGCTCATCACGGTCTTCGCCGCTGAGACCGACTTTCAGCCCGGCAGGATTGTCAGCAACACGTTCCCCCTGGAATGGCCGAAAGGCTCGGGGACCATCCAGGATTTTCCGGAGATCGACGACGCCCGGTGGGTCAGTGAAGCGGAGGCCCGGAACAAGCTCGTCAAGGGCCAGCTTCCCATCCTTGACGCCCTCGTCAAGGCCCTGTTGCAAAGGCAGGATCATCCGTAAGGTGTGGTCCATGAACTCGCACACGCAGCCCGCTGACAACCTGACCTTCGACCAGTGCTGGGAATTGCTTGAAGACGACACTGTAGGGCGCCTGGCTCTTGTGGTGGACGGCCATCCCGAGATTTTTCCGGTGAATTACGTTGTGCACCGCCGGAGCATCGTTTTCCGGACCGCAGGCGGCTCCAAGCTCTGGGGCGCCGAGGCGGCCCGCCCGGCCGCGCTGGAGATTGACGGCTACGATCCCCACACCGAAGAGGCCTGGAGCGTTGTGGCACGCGGAGACACTGAGGTGATCGAGGATCAGGCCGACAAGGATGCCGTCGACGCCCTGAGCCTGGAACCATGGCAGGCCGGCCCCAAGGACAACTACATCCGGCTGACCGTCAAAGCCCTGACCGGCCGGCGCTTCCAGGTCATCAAGCCTGACGTCTGGAACACCAGGCTGTCGGACCGCCGCCGCGCATCCTTCGAATAACGAACAGCACAGGACAGCAGGAAGGGCCGGGTCACCCCGGCCCTTCCTGTGCCCCGCCTACTTCCCTGAGGGGGCCGGGTAGGCTGCGTCCACCTCCACTTCAACCAGCCACCCGTTGACAGGCAGGTTCTCGATCTCCAGGGCGAACCGTGAGGGCCTCGCGGCGTTCACCACCAGGGGGTCCGCCGGAGCCGCCGACCCGAGCGGAACCTTCACCGGGGATCCATCGGCGAGGCTCGTGTTTGCGAAGTACTGCCGGTACGCACGGTTCCAGCCGTCAAAGTCGGCTTTCTCCGTTCCGGCAGGGTTCTGGAGGAAGACGCGCATGGTGATGACGTCGTCGTAATCCAATCCTGCCTGCGCGAGGTTCTCGCCGATCCGGCGCAGGGCGTTGATCCCCTGCGCCTCGGTAATGGTGACCCCGGCGGGAAGCACACCGCCGGGGAAGACAGCCGTGTCGATGTACCGCTGTTCGCTGCCGGCGGGCGCCGCGCTGTTCAATGCCGACGGGCCCAGGCCGCTGGTCTTGTAGATGGCGGTGTTGGCGCCGATGGCGACGCCCGAAGCGATCATCGGGTTGTCCTGGCCGGCCGGCAGGTTGGGGACTGTGGTTCCCGGTTTGGGCGCGGCGAGGTCCTCGAAAACGGCCGGTCCGGCGAAAGCGGCGGTGGCGGTGAGGCACAGGCCGGCAACGCCGGCTGCGATCAGGGAGGTGCGGCGGATCATGGGCTTCTTTCCGGGGGTCGGGGTTATGCTGTCGCGGTGTTCGGACGGGGCGCTCATCCGGCCACCGCCGCGGCCACGCGGGTGTGCAGCGCGGTGACTGCCGCCCTGGCGGAGGTCATGGCACCGTGCTGCCAGGCGATGGCGTGGCTCAGGTGATCGCCGGCGAAGTAGATGTTGCCAGTGGGCTCCAGCAGCTTGGCGTACTTGGCATCCGTCTGCGACGGCCAGCCCACCCATGCTCCTTCGGAGAATTCGGTGCTGCCCCAGTCAACCGAGAACGACGCCGAGACGTCCTTTTTGTACACGTCGCCGTGGATGCGCGCGCCTTGGTCAAGGGCGCGGCTAAGGCGCTTTTCGGGTGACAGGGGCTGGTAGGCGCGGGCGCTGGCGCCCGTGTTGTAGTAGCCCACCATGGTGCCGCGCTGGCCATGAAAACCTGTGGACGGGTACCACATGTTGCCCAGGTCGATGTTGGTGTTGGTGATGCCGCCGTAGATGCGGTGGTCCTCTTCCCACCACCGTCGCGAGTACTCGATGCCGATCTTGCCCGCGTCGCTGGGTGTGGCGAATTTGAGGGCATCAAGCACGTCGGCGGGGAGGTTGCCGGGAATTTTGGCGGCGATGTGGGGCGGCAGTGTGTTGACTGCGAAGTCGGCTTCAAGGCTCTTGGTCTGGCCGCCGGGGTTGGTGTAGTCCACGGAGACCCCGGTGGCGGTGTTGTTCAGCGAGAGGACCCTGGCGCCGTACACAATCTTGTCCTTGCCGATGGCTGCTTCGAAGGCGTAGGGGATCTTGTCCATGCCGCCCACGGGCTGGAACATCATCATCGCCTGGTCCCAGCCGAATTCGAACGAGAAGTAGTTACCGACGCCGCTGGCGAAGACGTCGGACAAGGCATCCGGGGCCAGGGGTGTGCCGGCTTCCAGGCCCGCTCCGGGAGCCACGGAGTAGCCCTTCCGTCCGCTGCCCGAGTACTTGTAGCTCGCCGCCGCATTTCCGGGGACCTTGCCTCCGATGGCGCCGAAGTTGCCCAGGAAGGAGATGAGGTTTTCCTTGTCGGCCGGGCTGAGGTAGCTGTCCAGCGAACCCTGGTCCGTGGCTTTTGCGAGCAGTTCGGACACGTAGCCGTAGACGTCTGCCTTGGCGGCACGGTGGCGGACCGGAGTGTTGGAGAGCTTGGAGCTGCCCTCGCGGAAAAGGTAGCCGTCCGCGTTCTGGTTGGTGAAGGGCTCGATGGCGACGCCGAGTTCCTTGCAGTAGTCAAGGGTGATGTGGTGCTGCGGGATCCGGCCGGGCCCGGCATTCATGTACTGGTCTTTGGAGAAGGCTGCCCGTTGGGTGACCCCCTTCAGGTCGGTTTCCTCGGTGCCGCCCCGGACCGTCCAATTGCGGCCGCCCGGACGCATACGCGCTTCCAGGATGGTCACCTTGTAGCCGGCTTTGCCGAGCTCGTAGGCGGTGGTCAGGCCGGCGATGCCGCCGCCAAGCACCACCACGGACTTGCCCGCCCCGTTGACATCGCTCTTACGCGGGGCCGCAAACGCCGGCGTGGCCGAGTCAGGAGCGAGCCCCATGGCCTCCATGGTCTGGTACATCACCCCGGCGCCACCCACCATGCCCACATAGCGGAGGAAATTCCTGCGAGTCGCATCTGTCAATTTTTTCCCTTTCACCGAAGCGTTACAAAAGGGAGCGTAGAGGCAGAATGTTTCGTCAAAGGACGTGACAATTTCCGTGTTGTACCGTTCACATTTCCGGAAGATGAACGCGGTTCATGGACAGTTAAGAGCATGCCGGGACCTGCCATCCGTGGCATGCTGGCAGTAACGGCACTACCGAAAGGCACCACCATGGGCAACGACGCCAAGGTTGATCCGTCCCCAGCAGCAGCCGGCGGCACCGCCGACCGCACCCCGGTCATCCTGGGCGGTGCCCGCACTCCCTTCGGCCGGTTCCGCGGCGGCCTGGCCGGGCTGACGTCCACCGAACTTGGCGCCCACGCCATCCGCCATGCGCTGGACCGGACGGGCGTGGCGCCGGAGCAGGTCCAGGCCGTGATCGTGGGCCAGGTCATCCAGGCCGGCGCCGGCCAGGGACCCGCACGGCAGGCCAGCCTCGCCGCCGGAATCGGGTGGGACGTGCCCGCCGTGACCATCAACAAACTGTGCCTGTCCGGGCTGACCGCCGTGATCGATGCCGCCCGGATGATCCGCGCCGGCGAGGCCGACTTCATTGTCGCAGCGGGCCAGGAATCCATGACCAACGCTCCGCACCTGCTGCCCCGGCTCCGGAGCGGCGTTGCCATCGGCGATGCGCCGCTGCTGGATGCGCTGAACTTTGACGGCCTGCAGGACCCCCGCACCGGCGAGCTGATGGGTTCCGCTACGGACGCCGTCAATGCACGCCTTGGCATCGGCCGCCAGGCCCAGGACGACGTCGCTGCCCGTTCCCATCAACGGGCCGAAGCCGCCCGGACGGCCGGGTACCTGGCCGAGGAGATCGCTCCGGTGGAGGTCCCGCAGCGCCGCGGCGCCGCCGTCGTGATTGATACAGACGAAGGGATCAGGCCGGGCACGACGCCCGAGACCCTCGCGGCGCTGAAACCCGCCTTCTCCACAGCGGACACCGCCACCATCACCGCCGGGTCCTCCTCGCCGCTGTCCGACGGTGCAGCCGCCGTGGTGGTGGCCAGCAAGGCAGCGGCGGAAGCGGCCGGGCTCAGCTGGATCGCTGAGATCGGCAGCCACGGCCAGACTGCCGGACCAGACGGCTCCCTGCACTCCCAACCTTCCCGGGCCATCGGGCGCGCCCTGAAACTCGAGGGCCTGACCGTGGCAGATCTGGACCTCATCGAGATCAATGAGGCCTTCGCCTCGGTGGTGGTGCAGTCTGCGAAGGACCTGGGGATCGACGCCGAAAGAATCAACGCCGACGGCGGGGCCATTGCCCTGGGACATCCGGTGGGCGCCTCCGGGGCCCGCCTCGTGCTGCATCAGGCCCTCGCCCTGAAACGCCGCGGCGGCGGCACCGGTGTTGTGGCCCTGTGCGGCGGCGGCGGCCAGGGCGAGGCCCTGATCCTTAAGGCCTGACGCCCGGTCAGCGGGCTTAGGGGGTCAGCGGACAGCGGCTCAGGTGGGGATGATGCCGAACAGGACCCGCTTCTTCACCATCACCCAGAGAAGCCCCAGGATGACCGCATAGGCGGCCGTATTGACCAGGATGTCGCCCTGCCGCAGTGCCGGGATGTTGGCGATCACGGCGATGAGCACAACGTGCATGATGAAGACGTACAGCGTGGCCTGCCCCAGCGGAATCAGGAACCAGCCCAGGGCCCGTTCCACCGGCTTCCAGTACGCGGTCAGGAATGCGTAGGCGGCCACCACCAGGACCAGGACGTTGAGGAGCCGGCCGGGGTCCAGGTAGGTGCGGGCAAAAAAGGCGTCGTACATGGCCCGGTAGGCGGTGTCCGGAATGACGGCCAGGCGCAGGTCGAACCCGTTGGCCAGGTAGGGGTTGCACCAGGACAGGAAGGCGAAAACAAACGCCAGCACCGTGGACGCCACCACGACCCAATGATGCGCCGACAGCCAGGCGACGATGCGGCGCCGGTGGTAGCCCGCCACCAGGCCGACCACAAACAGGACCTGCCAGACAAGGAGCGGGAAGGAGTCCTCGAACTGGGAGGGCAGCAGCCTGACCCGGGTGGCAGCACCCGCGGCGTAGATCCCCAGCGTGCCGCCCAGAACCCACAGGGCCTTGCCGCGGTTGAGCGCGGCAAGGATCAGGGGGCTGGCCAGCAGCAGCACCACATAGAGGCCCATCACGTTGAACTGCCAGGGACCGAACTGCAGGAGGACGATGGCGGGCAGGACCTGGGCGGGCACCGGGAACTGCAGGAGAGTTTCCATTCCTGCATACAGGTCATAGGTCCGGCCGGCGGCGTTGTGCCCCGCGCCGCCCGTGCCCTGGTCAACGTAGGTGGTCAGCGCGTCGGTCTGGAAGAAAGGCAGCAGCGAGAGCAGGAAGACACCGATGAGGACCGCGAGGGCGGTGACGTACAGCTTTCCGGCCCGGCGGGACGTCAGATCCACCACCTTGCCGAAATCGTCCTTCACCCTCGGCCCGTACACCATCCCCACCACCAAACCGGAGAACAGCACAAACAGCTCTGCGCCGGAAACGAACCCCACCGTCTCCTGGGTCAGCAGCTGGAAAAGCGATGTCATGCCCAGGTGGTTGACCACCACAAAAACAATGGCCAGGCCCCGGAGGAGGTCCACCCGGGAATCCCGCTTGGACGGGTCCCCGTAGCCCCAGCCGGAAATCACGCCTACGCGCCGTGGCAACTGCCACAAGGCAATCAGGAGGATCACCATGGCCGCCCCGACACTCCAGGCAGCAGGCCCGGCCAGGGAATTGGCCTGCGTAGCCTGCTGCCCTCCGCTCACAACAGTGACCGGGCCGGTGGTCAGGCCGGACGCGGCCAGACTGTCGCCGGCAGCCTGCGCGATGCCGGCGTTGCCGGTAATTCGCCAGTCGATGCTGACCACCCCGGTATCACGGGTGCTGGTCCGTTCGTCCCAGACGACGGCGGCGATCCGGTCGAATTCGTCCGCTGTGGCGGCCGCGAGGGTCTGGTCCCACCAGGCCCCCTTGATGTCCGCTTCCGCAGCACCGCCTGCAACAGGGCTGTAAAAGGCGGCCGTCTGCAGGAGCATAGGTTTGTCCCGGCCGGCGGCGTATGTGGCGTAGAAATTTTCGCTCCCTGCCTGCGTCACCATCGCGGTGAGCTCACCGCCGGCGGGGAGGGTATTGACGGCGGCCTTGCCGCCGGTGTCATCGTGATAGGCCGTCAGCCCCACCCACTCCACCGCGTCATCGCCGGGGTAGTAGGGCGCGTATGCTGCGTCTGCACCGTTCCAGCTTCCGTCCCCGTTGGTGTCCAGCAGGGCGTATCCCTCGGACCCGGCGGCGGGGGCGTCCCGGTGGCGTTCAAACGGGTAGTCCCGCCCAAGGTACGGCTGCCACACCATCACGGTGCCGGCGTCGTCCGCGGTTTTGAACTCCGCAGCAATGGTGCGGAACGCTTCCTTGTAGGCGGCCGGCTGCTGACCCCACTCCACCCAGCTTGAGTTCATATCGGGGGCGAACCGGATCAGCAGCGTGCCCCGGAAAGCAGAGGCCAGCTCCTTAGCCTTGGCCGCGAAGGCCCCTGCGGCTGCGGCATCCACCTGGCCCAGCGCCATGGAGGGGCGCACGGTGAGCATGGCATGGGCGCCCTGCCCTGCAGCCTGGCCAAAGAAGTCCCGGACGTTCTGTTCCTCCCCGGACCGCACGGGCAGCGAGATCTCGTGGTCAAGCAGCGCGGGCGAAGCCCCCAGCCGCTCGGCAAATCCCGCCGCCGAGTCCTCGCCCCATTCAAGGACAGCTCCGAGCAGGGGTTTGCCCTCCTCCGGCTCAGGCCGGGCCGCGTGGACCGGGCCCGCGGAGAACAGGCTGATCAGGAGGAGCACGGCTGCAACAAGGGCGGCCGGCAAAGTGCTCCGTACGCCGGGCACGGCCGACGGCGGCACGCCCCTGTTTGCGAAGAGTGTTGGCATAGCGGTGTGGACCCTCCCCCAGGACGGCTTTTGTGCTGACGGCCGGTGCCGCCGCAGAAACTCTATCGGTCTTCGCAGGTGTGCCTGCTGATCGTCACCGCACCGCTGCCAAGTTCGGCGTGCCACGCTCCTGCCACAAGGTTCACGCCGTGTTCCCGATGCCTCGATTGTCCGGCCCCCTGGCCGGGGCTGGAGGCCCCGGATTGGTTACGGAACATGACGACGGCGGCGGTGCAGCCGGGTGCCCCGGATGTTACGTTTTTGGGGAGTAATGAGAACCGGCGCCAAGCCCTGACTGGCCGGTCGGCAACCCTCCCTTTCGCGGCGGGGTGCCTCAGGTGAATACTCGGCATATCGACATTCGAGCTGCAAGCGTGAGAGAAGGAGATCCGTCGTGTCTGACGCACCTGCCCCTGAAGAAAAACTGTCGTACCGGCTTGTGACCGGGCCGGATGACAGGTCCTTCTGTGAACGGATTTCCACGGCCCTGGCCGAAGGGTATGTCCTGCACGGCAGCCCGGCCGCGACGTCCAACGGCGGCCAGGTGATCGTCGCGCAGGCACTTATCCTCCCGTCGGCCATCGCCAGCGCGGATGCCGCCGTCGCCACCGCCGTGGATGACCTGTCCGCCAGCGAGGACCTCGAGTTCGACGGCGAGGGCCACGCATGAGCTACGCCGGAGACCTCACCCCGCACGAAGCGTGGGCCAAGCTGGAGCAGGGCGCCATTTTGGTGGACGTCCGCACCGAAGGCGAATGGGCGCACATCGGCATTCCGGACACAAAGGCCACGGACAACGATCCCCTGTTCATTCCATGGACGTTCGCCGGCGGCATCCCCAACGCCGACTTCATCACCGACCTCACGCAGCAGGCCCCCGAGGACAGCGCAACGGAACTGCTGTTCATCTGCCGCTCGGGCCAGCGCTCCGTCGCCGCCGCCATTGCAGCGACGCAGGCAGGGTTCACGTCCTACAACGTCCTGGAGGGTTTTGAAGGTGTGCCGGACCGTTACGGCGAGCGCACCGTCAACGGCTGGAAGAACAGCGGCCTGCCCACCAACCTGGGAAGCCGCTAGATGACCTTCAACGAAGAGGCCGCCGGCTGGAGCGCCGACACGCAGGCAGTCCGCGGCGGCCTGGACCGCACCAACTTCCAGGAAACCACCGAGCCGGTCTTCCTGAACTCCGGCTTTGTCTACGAGTCCGCGGCCGCGGCCGAGCGCGCCTTCACCGGCGAAGACGAACGGTTTGTCTACTCCCGGTACGGCAACCCGTCAGTGGCCACCTTCCAGGAGCGCCTCCGCCTGCTTGAAGGCACCGAAGCGTGCTTCGCGACGGCGTCGGGCATGTCAGCGGTATTCACCGCCCTGGGTGCCCTGCTGGCTGCCGGGGACCGCGTGGTTGCTGCGCGTTCCCTGTTCGGCTCCTGCTTTGTGATCCTGAACGAGATCCTGCCGCGCTGGGGTGTGGAGGCCGTGTTTGTGGACGGGCCCGACCTGGACCAGTGGCGCGAAGCCCTGTCGGAACCCACTACTGCCGTGTTCTTCGAATCGCCGTCCAACCCCATGCAGGAGATTGTGGACATCGCCGCGGTCAGCGAGCTGGCGCACGCCGCCGGGGCCACCGTCGTCGTCGACAATGTCTTTGCCACTCCCCTGCTGCAGCGCTGCGGGCCGTTCGGCGCGGACGTGATTGTGTACTCCGGCACGAAGCACATCGACGGCCAGGGCAGGGTCCTGGGCGGCGCCATCCTGGGAACCAAGGAATTCATCGACGGCCCGGTCAAGCAGCTCATGCGTCACACCGGCCCGGCCCTCTCCGCGTTCAATGCCTGGGTGCTCACCAAGGGCCTGGAAACCATGTCGCTCCGCGTGAACCACTCCTCCGCCTCCGCGCTGCGGCTGGCCGAGTGGCTCGAACAGCAGCCGGCCGTCAGCTGGGTCAAGTACCCGCTGCTGAAATCACATCCCCAGTACGAGCTCGCGGCCAGGCAGATGAAGGCCGGCGGCACAGTGCTCACCCTCGAACTTGCCGCGACGGGCGGCCGCTCGGGCAAGGATGCCGCCTTCGCGCTGCTGGACGCCCTGCGGATCATCGACATCTCCAACAACCTGGGCGACGCCAAGTCGCTCATCACCCATCCGGCCACTACCACCCACCGCGCCATGGGCCCCGAAGGCCGTGCGGCCATCGGGCTCAGCGACGGTGTGGTGCGCCTGTCCGTGGGCCTGGAGGATGTGGACGACCTCATCGGCGACCTCGAACAGGCGCTGAAGCAGGTCTAGGGGCGGGCCGCGCCGGGTGGCTCACCGTCGCGCCGGATTTCGAGCCGCACGGCCACCCATCTCAGCCGTGACTTTGATCGAGCCAAAGCCTTTCCGGAACGCCGCCGCTCCCGGCCCGCCTATGGCGGGCGTGTGGTGCTGCTGACCGGAGGCTCAGGGTTGGCGGAGCTGCGTGGATGCCGTCTCACGCACGGCGCCGGTCAGCTGGTTG contains the following coding sequences:
- a CDS encoding O-succinylhomoserine sulfhydrylase, which gives rise to MTFNEEAAGWSADTQAVRGGLDRTNFQETTEPVFLNSGFVYESAAAAERAFTGEDERFVYSRYGNPSVATFQERLRLLEGTEACFATASGMSAVFTALGALLAAGDRVVAARSLFGSCFVILNEILPRWGVEAVFVDGPDLDQWREALSEPTTAVFFESPSNPMQEIVDIAAVSELAHAAGATVVVDNVFATPLLQRCGPFGADVIVYSGTKHIDGQGRVLGGAILGTKEFIDGPVKQLMRHTGPALSAFNAWVLTKGLETMSLRVNHSSASALRLAEWLEQQPAVSWVKYPLLKSHPQYELAARQMKAGGTVLTLELAATGGRSGKDAAFALLDALRIIDISNNLGDAKSLITHPATTTHRAMGPEGRAAIGLSDGVVRLSVGLEDVDDLIGDLEQALKQV